The proteins below are encoded in one region of Paenisporosarcina cavernae:
- a CDS encoding S-layer homology domain-containing protein has translation MKKWLASIAIAAMVTTGVGNAEAASSSVRDSIFSDLSIHNKLYEPVYSMYLRGIVGHDNGIPLNLGNKMYPLDEITRAQAANYLYKLLGMSFDEKKMAFNDVQTGHPNYEAISTMAAKDVIDGYPDGTFRPNEKLTRAQMAKIIAKAFELNESSEPVPFTDVNDRFYPYVSSIYAENITRGKTVTQYGSNDFITKQEMAAFLERAHKTRLGSEYNDQEIQMVTDELIRKIRVLMNQALNVYYPNQKENDIAADLKELATNTAYSELVTIYKNSCNHCDGVVLRNMDFALKYELVVETDNRIVLETAVPEDLYLNGKNYTVEIIKTDGEWKLKTLKSSSFEEKPLQLTEDEVKAYIAHQLYDYYKWKVRSISFMRMSDDGNVELYEVIEDGNTHLVGFNPLTARVTEEAR, from the coding sequence ATGAAAAAATGGCTAGCAAGTATTGCAATTGCAGCTATGGTGACAACAGGTGTTGGAAATGCTGAAGCAGCATCTTCATCTGTACGAGATTCAATTTTTAGTGATTTATCGATTCATAACAAATTATATGAGCCAGTGTATTCCATGTATCTTCGTGGAATAGTAGGGCACGACAATGGTATTCCTTTAAATTTGGGCAACAAAATGTATCCGTTAGATGAAATTACTCGTGCACAAGCAGCTAACTATTTGTACAAGTTGCTCGGTATGAGTTTTGATGAGAAAAAGATGGCTTTTAATGACGTGCAAACAGGACATCCAAATTATGAAGCAATTTCAACTATGGCAGCGAAAGATGTGATTGACGGATATCCGGATGGTACGTTTCGCCCCAATGAGAAGTTGACTCGAGCACAAATGGCCAAAATTATCGCAAAGGCATTCGAGTTGAATGAATCAAGTGAGCCAGTTCCCTTTACCGATGTAAACGATCGATTCTATCCATATGTATCTTCGATTTATGCGGAAAATATAACCCGAGGAAAAACGGTTACTCAGTATGGCTCAAATGATTTCATCACGAAACAAGAAATGGCAGCATTCTTAGAAAGAGCACATAAGACAAGATTGGGTAGTGAGTATAATGATCAAGAGATTCAAATGGTTACGGATGAATTAATTCGTAAAATCCGTGTTTTGATGAATCAAGCACTAAATGTCTATTATCCAAATCAGAAGGAAAACGATATTGCGGCAGATTTGAAAGAGTTAGCTACAAATACAGCTTATAGTGAACTAGTGACTATCTATAAGAATAGCTGTAATCACTGCGATGGAGTTGTTCTTCGAAATATGGATTTTGCATTAAAGTACGAGTTAGTGGTTGAAACGGACAATCGAATCGTTTTAGAGACTGCTGTGCCAGAAGATTTGTATTTAAATGGGAAAAATTATACAGTTGAAATCATTAAAACAGATGGTGAATGGAAGTTGAAAACCTTGAAGTCGTCTTCATTTGAGGAAAAGCCGCTGCAACTAACAGAGGATGAAGTGAAGGCATATATTGCCCACCAACTTTATGATTATTACAAATGGAAAGTAAGGTCAATTTCGTTTATGCGAATGAGCGATGATGGAAATGTTGAATTATATGAAGTGATTGAAGATGGTAACACTCATTTAGTTGGATTTAATCCACTGACTGCGAGAGTAACTGAAGAAGCGAGATGA
- a CDS encoding C40 family peptidase, translating into MLVKSQMLKLISVIAIIAVLMLSAFSQEAQAASSLNSKQIVTTSSSVLGVKYKRGGTTTAGFDCSGFIGYVYKSSGVNLPRTSAGMYATGKSVAKKSLQVGDLVFFNTSGKGVSHVGIYIGNGKFVHSSSSKGVSIAKLNDPYYWGDKYIGAKRVANVATVASK; encoded by the coding sequence ATGTTAGTAAAGTCTCAGATGCTTAAATTGATTTCGGTCATCGCTATTATTGCTGTACTCATGCTTTCAGCTTTTTCTCAAGAAGCCCAAGCGGCAAGTTCCTTAAATTCAAAACAGATTGTTACTACTTCGTCTTCTGTACTTGGAGTGAAGTACAAGCGTGGTGGAACGACAACGGCAGGATTTGATTGCTCTGGATTTATCGGATATGTCTATAAATCATCTGGGGTGAATTTACCTAGAACATCTGCAGGGATGTACGCTACAGGAAAATCAGTTGCAAAGAAAAGTCTTCAAGTAGGAGATTTAGTGTTCTTTAATACTTCAGGTAAAGGTGTATCACATGTTGGTATATACATAGGAAATGGGAAGTTTGTTCATTCATCTTCAAGTAAGGGAGTATCGATTGCTAAATTGAACGATCCTTATTACTGGGGAGATAAATACATCGGTGCGAAACGCGTTGCAAATGTTGCCACGGTAGCTTCTAAATAA
- a CDS encoding S-layer homology domain-containing protein produces MKKIIVMMSSILLIVGLGTSSKAASSYTDVSDRYYEAVAFITDKGYAQGFSDTQFGTSASIKRIDAAVMVARVLGFTPNTSYQDAGFSDVPADRAWATNALSQAGVINGKTTTQFGSYDSMTRAEMAKVIANTYDLTASSDVIPFTDVNPRFVPFVAALVENNITQGKTATSFGSTAVITRGEFALFVFRAEGEQADVPPEVISVE; encoded by the coding sequence ATGAAAAAAATTATTGTTATGATGAGTAGTATTTTGTTGATTGTAGGTTTAGGGACTTCAAGTAAGGCGGCATCTTCTTATACAGATGTGAGTGATCGGTATTATGAGGCTGTAGCTTTTATAACGGATAAAGGGTATGCACAAGGATTTTCCGATACTCAGTTTGGAACAAGTGCGTCCATTAAACGAATAGACGCTGCTGTAATGGTAGCAAGAGTGCTTGGTTTTACTCCAAACACTTCGTATCAAGACGCAGGATTCTCTGATGTTCCTGCTGATCGTGCATGGGCAACGAATGCGTTATCCCAAGCAGGTGTGATTAACGGGAAAACGACTACACAATTTGGCTCATATGATTCGATGACTCGTGCGGAAATGGCGAAAGTAATCGCAAATACATACGATTTAACAGCTTCAAGCGATGTCATTCCTTTTACCGATGTCAATCCACGTTTCGTTCCATTTGTTGCTGCTTTGGTTGAAAATAATATTACACAAGGTAAAACTGCCACTTCTTTTGGATCAACAGCCGTGATCACTCGTGGAGAGTTTGCTTTGTTCGTTTTCCGGGCTGAAGGAGAACAAGCAGATGTTCCCCCAGAAGTAATTTCGGTCGAATAA
- a CDS encoding phosphodiester glycosidase family protein — MRIIHKFFLVVIVLILSFSASLPTLAATISQGVYHQAVSTTTSGYPQKINTLSVNMNQPFTTIDVGTSNPLTTLRSVSSLSQLDTRAENHVVGAVNASFFDYDSRTPNYFLAEGDQILNLGRVSTNYNDFMYTPAAFGVTPDNKGKIAPYDLSLTIEHNGIVSDLTSYNRERNPDESILFTKSWSYSTTRTNATGLEVVVVTNGPVDSGRSLGQPVEGKVTSIRAYGDPNPATIPTYGYVISAVGKAEVDKIRDLKVNDAITLTMDVDAAWDNSKFMLASGPLLVQDGKVNISMDLRSPRATERTAHTAVATDATGSRVFFVTVDGRQSGYSQGMTLPEFANYLVSLGVVQAINLDGGGSTTMVTRKYGDVYPSLVNRPSDGRERSVSAILEAISTAPYGTPTHFNSEQTEAGILAVGATVGFRLNYVLDQYYNALPVDPAKLKLVSVSNGIAEIEGNVVRGVKAGTGTVQATYDGAPVSFPLTVTDQIDQLIASPTSIRTGTGETASVKVKGISKNQQVIFNPQAVNWTVSGGVGSLNGTTFTAGNVEGKGAIVGSFGTTKVSIPVTVSNQAVDVSSFESTTSLSTEAIRGTATLKQESTLQAQNGAKSVKLSYDFTGSDGTSAAYLKWNTPYLLEASPKKLGMWVYGDGSSRWLRGSLLDVNGKEIVIDFTDDEGLNWSGWKYVEAEIPTSAQAPLKVQRIYLAELASNQKTKGEVWFDGLQAIYSISTPQPDAFSADSAARFVAKDKEFTITFNQEMNTSFQTSKFVYVEDQKGNRQAVTVSKGTTSNKLVVKAPTGGYASGKNYRLVVTHLVKNNRGTRMVKDSITQFNVK; from the coding sequence ATGCGAATTATACATAAATTTTTTCTAGTAGTTATTGTTTTGATCCTTAGTTTTAGTGCGTCGTTGCCTACGTTAGCTGCAACGATTTCTCAAGGTGTGTATCACCAAGCGGTATCGACTACGACAAGCGGATATCCTCAAAAGATAAATACATTGTCCGTCAATATGAATCAACCATTTACAACAATTGATGTTGGCACATCGAATCCATTAACGACACTGCGTTCAGTTAGTTCTCTTAGTCAATTAGACACGAGAGCAGAGAATCATGTTGTCGGTGCAGTCAATGCGTCATTTTTTGATTACGATTCCCGCACGCCGAATTATTTTCTGGCAGAAGGTGATCAAATCCTAAATTTAGGACGAGTGTCCACAAATTACAACGATTTTATGTACACTCCGGCAGCGTTTGGCGTTACACCGGATAATAAAGGGAAGATTGCACCTTACGATTTATCGTTGACGATTGAGCATAACGGAATTGTTTCAGATTTAACTTCTTATAACCGAGAGCGTAATCCGGATGAAAGTATTTTATTCACCAAGTCATGGTCGTACTCTACGACACGGACGAATGCTACCGGACTAGAAGTAGTGGTTGTAACGAATGGACCTGTTGATTCTGGACGTTCTTTAGGGCAACCGGTAGAAGGAAAAGTAACGTCTATTCGTGCTTACGGAGATCCTAATCCGGCGACGATTCCAACTTATGGGTATGTTATTTCAGCAGTAGGTAAAGCAGAAGTCGATAAAATTCGAGATTTAAAAGTGAACGATGCCATTACGTTAACAATGGATGTGGACGCTGCATGGGACAATAGTAAGTTTATGTTAGCGTCAGGTCCTCTTCTCGTGCAAGACGGTAAAGTAAATATCTCCATGGATTTGCGTAGCCCCCGGGCAACAGAACGAACTGCTCATACAGCAGTCGCAACAGATGCCACTGGATCACGTGTTTTCTTTGTGACAGTAGACGGGCGTCAATCCGGTTATTCACAAGGAATGACATTGCCTGAGTTTGCAAACTATCTTGTTTCTTTAGGCGTTGTACAAGCGATCAACTTAGATGGTGGCGGGTCGACAACGATGGTTACAAGAAAATATGGAGATGTATACCCGTCATTAGTCAATCGACCATCTGACGGCAGAGAACGAAGTGTGTCGGCAATTTTGGAAGCAATCAGTACTGCTCCATATGGCACACCAACTCATTTTAATTCCGAACAAACAGAAGCTGGAATTCTAGCAGTTGGAGCAACTGTAGGATTTAGGTTGAACTATGTATTAGATCAGTACTATAATGCATTGCCAGTTGACCCCGCAAAGTTAAAATTGGTTTCTGTTAGTAATGGTATTGCAGAGATTGAAGGAAACGTTGTTCGTGGTGTTAAAGCTGGTACAGGAACTGTTCAAGCAACATATGATGGCGCACCGGTTTCATTCCCATTAACGGTGACGGATCAAATTGATCAATTAATCGCATCCCCAACATCGATTCGAACTGGTACAGGGGAAACAGCTAGCGTGAAAGTAAAAGGCATTAGCAAGAATCAACAAGTCATTTTTAATCCACAAGCAGTGAACTGGACTGTAAGTGGTGGCGTTGGAAGTCTAAATGGCACGACGTTTACAGCAGGCAATGTCGAAGGAAAAGGGGCAATTGTCGGATCATTTGGGACGACAAAAGTATCGATTCCTGTAACCGTGTCGAACCAGGCTGTGGATGTGTCGTCCTTTGAAAGTACGACTAGTTTGTCCACAGAAGCAATTCGTGGAACAGCAACTTTAAAACAAGAGTCTACGCTTCAAGCACAAAACGGAGCAAAATCCGTGAAGCTTTCGTATGATTTTACTGGTTCAGATGGAACTTCCGCAGCTTATTTAAAGTGGAATACACCTTATTTGTTAGAGGCTTCTCCGAAGAAATTAGGAATGTGGGTATATGGGGACGGATCTAGCAGATGGCTTCGTGGAAGTCTACTCGATGTAAATGGCAAGGAAATTGTCATTGATTTTACTGATGATGAGGGATTGAACTGGTCAGGCTGGAAATATGTCGAGGCCGAAATACCGACATCCGCTCAAGCACCACTAAAAGTTCAACGCATCTATCTTGCAGAACTCGCATCGAATCAAAAGACAAAAGGCGAAGTATGGTTTGACGGCTTACAAGCGATCTATTCAATTTCAACTCCGCAACCTGACGCATTTAGTGCAGACTCAGCTGCTCGTTTCGTTGCGAAAGACAAAGAATTTACGATTACATTTAACCAAGAAATGAATACAAGTTTCCAGACTTCTAAATTTGTGTATGTAGAAGATCAAAAAGGAAATCGACAAGCAGTAACGGTTTCAAAAGGAACAACGTCGAACAAGCTTGTCGTCAAGGCACCTACAGGCGGCTATGCTAGTGGAAAGAATTACCGCTTAGTTGTGACGCATTTAGTGAAGAACAATCGAGGAACTCGAATGGTGAAGGATAGTATTACACAATTTAACGTAAAATAA
- a CDS encoding accessory Sec system S-layer assembly protein, whose translation MGLFDLFKKTARSGSDTTINSEEITSSETDTSSAGSIETTLSYHPEWDVPQEQQYVFQFLSNELPALKPNQISLSGIDLEKNEASGDWYVSAFVRSSLPKPLTLDQAELLLLDSTGEIIAAKEFDLAEVGELPACSDRPWTFQFEKSLVEEKEVPTENWSLAFNVQSLIPHRLDLDISWNEALSDDQKEALSALVANLPKLGKQEINITGFQLKQQDSGALAVSVFIRNGNKQHITLEQIPLEVLDANQDLVVRGSFTLDKLEVRANTTKPWTFIFPKEMIQKEAADFSKWTVRVIQN comes from the coding sequence ATGGGTCTGTTTGATTTATTTAAAAAAACAGCACGATCTGGATCGGATACAACGATCAATTCGGAGGAAATCACTTCTTCTGAAACGGATACGTCCAGCGCGGGTTCGATAGAGACGACACTCTCTTATCACCCCGAATGGGATGTACCACAAGAACAACAATATGTATTTCAATTTTTGTCGAATGAATTACCAGCTCTAAAACCAAATCAGATTTCGTTATCGGGAATTGATTTAGAGAAAAATGAGGCATCGGGAGATTGGTATGTGAGCGCATTTGTTCGATCATCTTTACCAAAGCCGCTAACGTTAGATCAAGCTGAACTACTACTACTTGATTCGACTGGTGAAATCATCGCAGCAAAAGAATTTGACTTAGCAGAAGTAGGAGAACTTCCAGCATGTAGCGATCGTCCATGGACGTTTCAATTCGAAAAATCGTTAGTGGAAGAAAAAGAAGTCCCTACTGAAAATTGGTCGTTAGCATTTAATGTCCAATCACTTATACCACACCGATTAGATTTAGATATATCTTGGAATGAAGCATTGTCGGACGACCAAAAAGAGGCCCTTAGCGCTTTAGTTGCAAACTTACCGAAACTAGGAAAGCAAGAAATCAATATCACTGGTTTCCAACTGAAGCAACAAGATTCTGGTGCACTAGCAGTCTCTGTGTTCATCCGAAATGGCAATAAACAACACATTACACTTGAACAAATTCCACTGGAAGTTCTCGATGCCAATCAAGATTTAGTCGTTCGCGGTAGCTTTACGCTAGATAAATTAGAAGTACGAGCGAACACTACTAAACCTTGGACGTTCATTTTCCCAAAAGAAATGATCCAAAAAGAAGCAGCCGATTTCTCCAAATGGACAGTACGCGTCATTCAAAATTAA
- the secA2 gene encoding accessory Sec system translocase SecA2, which produces MVSLFKRSNQTSERELKKYRKVVSHINELESTFASLSDEELKDMTFIFRDRLEKGEKLEALIPEAFAVVREASKRVLNKRHFDVQLIGGLVLSEGNIAEMPTGEGKTLVASLPSYLRALTGKGVHVITVNDYLAERDFNEIGQIHRFLGLTVGLNVSMLTPSQKQAAYRADITYGVGTEFGFDYLRDNMSPSRDNQVQRPYHFAIIDEVDSVLIDEAKTPLIVAGKAQANASLHMIAARLAKRFTIEEDYEMDEETKATSLTDLGIEKVEKAFGVDNLYDLEHQSLYHYVIQAVRAHVMFKRDVDYIVKDDKIMLVDMFTGRIMEGRTLSDGLHQAIEAKEAVTITEENKAQAQVTIQNYFRMYPTLCGMTGTAKTQEREFRDVYGMNVIQVPTNRPKIREDLEDIVYETTEQKYTAVANRVKELHSKGQPVLIGTTSILQTEAVAEYLKKVGLEFQLLNAKSVEQEVYLISQAGQLNQITVATNMAGRGTDIVLGEGVADVGGLYVVGTEKHENRRIDNQLRGRSGRQGDPGTSQFLISLEDEMFTRYAKEELEKFNKKVQLNELGIVQNKEVKELTDRTQRIVEGAHASMREYNLKLDDVINDQRSVIYTLRDRVLDRDDLMSLLITMLDETVEHAIGEATPAELAAPEWDFARIESTIMSLTTTKFELDRSFDKVKLIEKEVAQPIETLKEFMRQFETNDRVMATIPKVMVSYIDSMWVRHLEAMSRLKEGIGLRQYQQEDPMRIYQREGLEMFAMHYQELRRSIAKEIIGFMKMINKQEEDTSNGSV; this is translated from the coding sequence ATGGTCTCACTATTTAAACGTTCCAACCAAACTAGTGAACGTGAACTAAAAAAATATCGAAAAGTAGTATCTCATATAAACGAATTAGAATCTACATTTGCCTCTTTGTCTGATGAAGAGTTGAAAGACATGACTTTTATATTTCGCGATCGCCTTGAAAAAGGGGAGAAACTAGAAGCGCTTATTCCAGAAGCTTTCGCAGTTGTTCGCGAAGCATCAAAGCGAGTGCTGAATAAACGCCACTTTGATGTTCAGCTGATCGGTGGACTTGTGCTATCAGAAGGAAATATTGCGGAAATGCCTACCGGAGAAGGAAAAACGCTTGTTGCTTCCCTCCCCTCTTATCTTCGTGCTTTAACAGGTAAGGGAGTTCACGTCATCACGGTGAATGACTATCTTGCCGAGCGTGATTTTAACGAGATTGGCCAAATCCATCGTTTCTTAGGTCTTACAGTTGGACTGAACGTCTCCATGTTGACGCCTTCTCAAAAACAGGCTGCTTATCGTGCAGATATTACATATGGTGTTGGTACAGAATTTGGTTTTGATTACTTACGGGATAATATGTCTCCATCTCGCGACAACCAAGTCCAACGTCCGTATCATTTCGCTATTATTGACGAAGTTGACTCTGTCTTAATTGATGAGGCGAAAACGCCACTAATCGTTGCAGGTAAAGCACAAGCAAATGCCTCACTTCACATGATTGCGGCTCGTCTAGCTAAACGATTTACAATTGAAGAAGATTACGAGATGGACGAAGAAACAAAAGCGACATCTCTTACAGATCTAGGGATTGAAAAAGTGGAAAAAGCATTTGGCGTTGATAATCTATACGATTTAGAACACCAATCGCTTTATCATTATGTCATCCAAGCTGTTCGTGCACATGTCATGTTCAAACGAGACGTGGATTATATCGTGAAAGACGATAAAATCATGTTAGTGGATATGTTCACAGGTCGTATTATGGAAGGTCGCACACTTTCAGACGGACTTCATCAAGCTATTGAAGCAAAAGAAGCCGTGACGATTACGGAGGAAAATAAAGCGCAAGCCCAAGTAACAATCCAGAATTACTTCCGTATGTATCCTACCCTATGTGGTATGACAGGAACAGCGAAAACCCAAGAACGAGAATTCCGAGACGTCTACGGAATGAATGTTATTCAAGTTCCAACAAACCGTCCAAAAATTCGGGAAGACTTGGAAGATATCGTTTACGAAACAACGGAGCAAAAATATACTGCTGTTGCGAACCGGGTGAAGGAACTTCATTCAAAAGGTCAGCCAGTTCTTATTGGAACTACGTCCATTTTACAAACAGAAGCAGTCGCGGAATATTTGAAAAAAGTCGGATTAGAATTTCAATTGCTAAATGCCAAAAGTGTCGAGCAGGAAGTGTATTTAATCTCGCAAGCTGGTCAATTAAATCAAATCACTGTCGCAACAAATATGGCAGGACGTGGGACCGATATCGTGCTTGGTGAAGGTGTTGCGGATGTTGGTGGACTATATGTCGTTGGTACCGAGAAGCATGAAAACCGTCGGATTGATAATCAATTACGTGGACGCTCTGGACGTCAAGGAGACCCTGGTACTTCCCAATTCCTTATTTCGTTGGAAGATGAAATGTTTACACGCTACGCGAAAGAGGAATTAGAGAAGTTCAACAAAAAAGTGCAATTAAATGAACTAGGCATTGTTCAAAATAAGGAAGTTAAAGAATTGACAGACCGGACGCAACGCATTGTAGAAGGCGCACATGCATCCATGCGCGAATATAACTTGAAACTGGATGATGTGATTAATGATCAGCGCTCAGTCATTTATACATTACGTGATCGAGTACTAGACCGTGACGATTTAATGTCTCTACTCATTACCATGCTGGATGAAACAGTTGAACACGCCATTGGGGAGGCAACTCCAGCGGAACTCGCTGCTCCTGAATGGGATTTCGCACGAATTGAATCAACGATTATGTCCTTAACTACTACTAAATTCGAATTAGATCGATCATTTGATAAAGTAAAGCTTATCGAGAAAGAAGTAGCACAACCAATAGAAACATTGAAGGAATTCATGCGCCAATTTGAAACGAACGATCGTGTGATGGCTACCATTCCAAAAGTCATGGTGTCGTATATCGATTCAATGTGGGTGCGCCATTTAGAAGCCATGTCTCGTTTAAAAGAAGGAATTGGCCTGCGTCAATATCAACAAGAAGATCCAATGCGTATTTATCAACGCGAAGGTCTGGAAATGTTTGCGATGCACTACCAAGAACTTCGTCGTTCCATCGCAAAAGAAATTATTGGGTTTATGAAAATGATCAACAAACAAGAGGAGGATACTTCCAATGGGTCTGTTTGA
- a CDS encoding glycosyltransferase family 4 protein, translating to MLYLTLVLAFVASIILTPLVKMLAFRIGAVDRPNYRKVHARIMPRLGGLAIFGAFLIGFIVQRPEDPTAWYIVAGGVMIVITGMVDDMFEITAKAKLLGQLIAAGIVIYGGLQIEFINLPFGGKLEFGYFAIPLTIIWIVAITNAINLIDGLDGLAAGVSTIALITLAGMAFMKADMFVFMMAAILAASTAGFLFYNFHPAKIFMGDTGALFLGYMIGVLALLGFKNITVISLIIPIIMLGVPISDTFFAIVRRVRLKQPIGAPDKSHLHHCLLNVGFTHRQTVLIIYALAAMFGVAALIFSQATVWGALLLIAVMLVAIELFVEVVGLAGQNYRPLLNFMKIMNK from the coding sequence ATGCTATACCTGACATTGGTGCTGGCATTTGTCGCATCCATCATACTGACTCCTTTAGTTAAAATGCTGGCATTTCGCATTGGAGCAGTCGATCGACCTAATTACAGAAAAGTACATGCACGCATCATGCCTCGCCTCGGCGGACTAGCAATATTCGGTGCGTTTTTAATAGGATTTATTGTGCAACGACCAGAAGACCCAACTGCGTGGTACATTGTTGCAGGTGGTGTCATGATTGTCATTACCGGTATGGTAGATGACATGTTTGAAATAACTGCAAAAGCTAAACTTCTTGGACAACTTATTGCCGCAGGAATCGTCATTTACGGTGGACTACAAATTGAATTCATTAACTTACCATTTGGTGGGAAATTAGAATTTGGCTATTTCGCCATTCCACTAACGATTATCTGGATTGTGGCGATTACAAATGCGATTAATTTAATTGACGGACTAGACGGACTTGCTGCAGGGGTTTCAACTATTGCACTCATAACACTGGCTGGTATGGCATTTATGAAAGCTGACATGTTCGTATTTATGATGGCTGCCATCTTAGCCGCAAGCACTGCAGGATTTTTGTTTTATAACTTCCACCCAGCAAAAATATTCATGGGGGATACGGGAGCATTATTCCTGGGTTATATGATCGGTGTTCTTGCACTACTCGGATTTAAAAACATCACCGTGATTTCACTTATCATTCCAATTATCATGCTAGGTGTTCCAATTTCTGATACATTCTTCGCCATTGTTCGAAGAGTTCGTCTGAAACAGCCAATTGGTGCTCCAGACAAATCACATTTACATCACTGCCTTCTGAACGTCGGATTTACACATAGACAAACCGTGTTAATCATCTATGCTCTGGCCGCAATGTTCGGAGTCGCAGCACTCATCTTCTCTCAAGCAACGGTATGGGGAGCATTGTTACTAATCGCGGTTATGTTAGTCGCAATCGAACTCTTCGTTGAAGTAGTAGGACTAGCTGGACAAAACTACCGTCCGTTATTAAACTTTATGAAAATCATGAATAAGTAA
- a CDS encoding LCP family protein, translating into MNMNRSKPKKSRTGLKIALMLVASLLISLTAYGAYIVKKAEYAANKSFELVDGSKKSDLREKEVEPLDDNVSILFVGIDDSEERAQGSGNSRSDALVLATLNNKDKSVKLVSIPRDSYVYIPEVDREDKITHAHMYGGTRATIETVEELLEVPVDYYVRMNFNAFIEVVDALGGIEAEVPYDLREKDQFDRYTVFLDKGYQQLDGREALALARTRHYDNDIERGKRQQMIIESIVDKAASGSSFTKYGDVIDAVGDNMKTNMTFDEMKSFFQYIQGGAPQVDSLTLKGFDDMTTGVYYWQLDQESLDETRDILKSHLGLQPDSSSIGSTINTTTASEAAME; encoded by the coding sequence ATGAATATGAACCGCAGTAAACCGAAAAAAAGCCGAACTGGTTTGAAAATAGCATTGATGTTAGTCGCATCGCTATTGATCAGTTTGACGGCTTATGGCGCTTACATCGTAAAAAAAGCAGAATATGCAGCAAATAAATCGTTTGAATTAGTGGATGGATCGAAAAAATCGGACTTACGCGAAAAAGAAGTCGAACCACTAGATGACAATGTTTCCATCTTGTTTGTGGGAATTGACGACAGTGAAGAGCGTGCTCAAGGATCAGGAAACTCTCGTTCTGACGCTTTAGTTTTAGCTACATTAAACAATAAAGATAAATCCGTTAAATTAGTCAGCATACCTCGTGACTCCTATGTATATATTCCAGAAGTAGATCGTGAAGATAAAATTACACATGCACACATGTATGGTGGTACAAGAGCAACAATTGAAACCGTGGAAGAACTATTAGAAGTTCCAGTCGATTATTACGTCCGAATGAATTTCAACGCATTTATTGAAGTAGTAGATGCTTTAGGTGGAATTGAAGCCGAGGTTCCTTATGACTTGCGTGAAAAAGATCAATTTGACCGCTACACTGTATTTTTAGATAAAGGATACCAACAACTAGATGGTCGTGAAGCTTTGGCACTTGCAAGAACTCGTCACTATGACAACGATATTGAACGAGGAAAACGTCAACAAATGATTATAGAATCCATTGTCGATAAAGCAGCATCTGGATCATCTTTTACGAAGTACGGAGATGTTATCGATGCAGTAGGCGACAACATGAAAACTAACATGACGTTTGATGAAATGAAATCGTTTTTCCAGTATATCCAAGGTGGTGCGCCACAAGTTGATAGCCTTACATTAAAAGGATTTGACGACATGACAACAGGCGTTTACTACTGGCAATTGGATCAAGAAAGCCTTGATGAAACTCGTGATATCTTAAAAAGTCACTTAGGCTTACAACCAGATTCTTCTAGCATCGGTTCTACTATTAATACTACAACTGCTTCCGAAGCAGCAATGGAATAA
- a CDS encoding YigZ family protein, with translation MRNNYKTIKSSAIAEIIIEKSRFLAHTKRVETEEAAQDFINEIKSQHKNANHNCSAYLIGEHDNIQKANDDGEPSGTAGVPMLEVLKKQGLQDVVVVVTRYFGGIKLGGGGLIRAYGKSVTEGLSASGIVERRAHYVMKVAIDYTLLGKVENEVRASNFSLEEIKYAENVELYIYVDISQKEEFISWMTDLTSGQGEIEEIATEFVEFDK, from the coding sequence ATGAGAAATAATTACAAAACGATCAAATCTTCAGCCATTGCAGAAATAATTATTGAAAAATCTCGTTTCCTCGCACATACAAAACGAGTCGAAACCGAAGAGGCAGCGCAAGATTTTATAAATGAAATAAAATCGCAGCATAAAAATGCGAATCACAATTGCTCGGCATATCTAATTGGTGAGCACGATAACATTCAAAAAGCGAATGACGATGGGGAGCCGAGTGGAACTGCTGGTGTTCCAATGTTAGAAGTGTTGAAAAAACAAGGATTACAAGACGTTGTCGTCGTTGTCACGCGCTACTTTGGGGGAATTAAGCTTGGTGGAGGTGGACTAATTCGCGCTTACGGAAAATCGGTGACAGAAGGACTTTCCGCTTCAGGAATCGTGGAACGACGCGCCCATTATGTCATGAAAGTCGCCATTGATTACACGTTACTCGGAAAAGTAGAAAATGAAGTGCGTGCGTCAAATTTTTCATTGGAAGAGATTAAATATGCGGAAAATGTGGAATTATATATATATGTAGACATTTCTCAAAAAGAAGAATTTATCTCCTGGATGACTGATTTAACTAGTGGCCAAGGCGAAATTGAGGAGATTGCAACTGAATTTGTCGAATTTGACAAATAA